One genomic region from Anguilla rostrata isolate EN2019 chromosome 2, ASM1855537v3, whole genome shotgun sequence encodes:
- the foxj1a gene encoding forkhead box protein J1-A, which translates to MLTLSCADTWPEGSVALEEEVVTAAAQAEELDGSITSSSNGCSSSVSLDDSLTSLQWLQEFSIINASGNQQVPFSGQNQHPLCGHQRLVGSEAPASPMAADPASMGMPHTPGKPTSAAFCRGPSSSALLGLVTYGHCPEEVDYKTNPHVKPPYSYATLICMAMQASKKSKITLSCIYKWITDNFCYFRHADPTWQNSIRHNLSLNKCFIKVPRQKDEPGKGGFWKIDPQYADRLLSGAYKKRRLPPVQINPALQARVRPGLQARPVGSLPAVSGPGELSISPESQQLLQEFEEATGVDQNWDPCSAEGSMSGAWLSGKGCGYKRKQPMLRRTSVVKAPRRSSSPLLCVDEQKELGSLKGDFDWDALLDSELCGELSLDSTCQLSPMERDEDLTVRGRHIGRPQQWSPLEASADSSGSHILSETQQSSLDFDEETFLATAFLQSPWPEEDEGGLDKRTDFLCNSGVNFDQLLDLGDSFSGDLSSKIESFL; encoded by the exons ATGTTGACTCTGAGCTGTGCAGACACCTGGCCTGAGGGCTCTGTggcgctggaggaggaggtggtgacTGCAGCTGCGCAGGCTGAGGAGCTGGATGGGAGCATCACCTCGAGCAGCAATGGCTGCAGCAGCTCAGTCAGCCTGGACGACAGCCTGACCAGCCTCCAGTGGCTTCAAGAGTTCTCCATCATAAATGCCAGTGGAAACCAACAGGTGCCTTTCTCCGGCCAGAACCAGCATCCCCTCTGTGGGCATCAGCGCCTGGTGGGCTCTGAGGCTCCGGCCTCCCCCATGGCAGCTGACCCAGCGTCAATGGGGATGCCCCATACCCCAGGAAAGCCCACGTCTGCTGCCTTTTGTAGGGGCCCCTCCTCATCTGCCCTCCTAGGCTTGGTCACTTATGGCCACTGCCCAGAAGAGGTGGACTACAAGACCAACCCCCATGTTAAGCCACCTTACTCCTACGCCACCCTCATATGCATGGCTATGCAAGCCAGCAAGAAGTCCAAGATCACCCTGTCCTGCATCTACAAGTGGATCACTGACAATTTCTGCTACTTCCGCCATGCAGATCCCACTTGGCAG AATTCCATCCGACACAACCTCTCCTTGAACAAGTGTTTCATCAAGGTCCCACGGCAGAAGGACGAGCCAGGTAAAGGAGGCTTCTGGAAGATTGACCCGCAGTACGCCGACCGGCTGCTGAGTGGCGCTTACAAAAAGCGCCGTCTGCCCCCGGTGCAGATCAATCCTGCCCTGCAGGCCAGGGTCAGGCCAGGGCTCCAGGCTCGCCCTGTGGGTTCCCTGCCAGCAGTCAGTGGACCAGGAGAGCTGTCCATCAGCCCAGAGTCCCAGCAGCTCCTGCAAGAATTCGAAGAGGCCACAGGGGTAGACCAGAACTGGGACCCGTGCAGTGCGGAGGGCAGCATGTCTGGGGCCTGGTTGTCAGGGAAGGGGTGTGGCTACAAGAGGAAGCAGCCAATGCTGCGCAGGACATCAGTGGTGAAAGCCCCTCGGCGCTCCAGCTCCCCCTTACTGTGTGTCGATGAACAGAAGGAGCTGGGGTCCCTGAAGGGAGATTTCGACTGGGACGCCCTGCTGGACTCGGAGCTGTGTGGCGAGCTGAGCCTGGACAGCACCTGCCAGCTCAGCCCCATGGAGCGGGACGAGGACCTGACGGTGCGGGGCAGGCACATTGGGCGCCCACAGCAGTGGAGCCCCCTGGAGGCCTCCGCTGACAGCAGCGGCAGCCACATCCTCTCTGAGACCCAGCAGAGCAGCTTGGACTTCGATGAGGAGACGTTCCTGGCCACCGCATTCTTGCAGAGCCCCTGGCCTGAAGAAGACGAGGGAGGCCTGGATAAACGTACCGACTTTCTCTGCAACTCCGGAGTAAACTTCGACCAGCTGCTTGACCTCGGAGACTCATTCAGTGGGGACCTCAGCAGTAAGATTGAGTCCTTTCTTTGA